Proteins from one Phaenicophaeus curvirostris isolate KB17595 chromosome 18, BPBGC_Pcur_1.0, whole genome shotgun sequence genomic window:
- the ADNP gene encoding activity-dependent neuroprotector homeobox protein isoform X1, producing the protein MEYCMLGTSAFHKVQQQLMMPRKAFLSQKEKQARARERDMLKKRRRRQDYLKRSVEPQKNAETIKWQRDDEKRRENEQVKDKDIKKRWRQDERERRKNVDAMNWHREDEKRENERETMFQLPVNNLGSLRKARKTVKKILSDIGLEYCKEHIEDFKQFEPNDFYLKNTTWEDVGLWDPSLTKNQDYRTKPFCCSACPFSSKFFSAYKSHFRNVHSEDFENRILLNCPYCTFNADKKTLETHIKIFHAPNANTPSGGISTFKDKNKHDSLKPKQADSVEQAVYYCKKCTYRDPLYEIVRKHIYREHFQHVAAPYIAKGGEKSLNGAVPLSSSTREEGSIHCKRCLFMPKSYEALVQHVIEDHERIGYQVTAMIGHTNVVVPRSKPLMLIAPKPQDKKPMGLPQRMGALSPGSVRSLSSQQMMNRLTIPKPTLNSAGVNMMSNVHLQNNYGVKSVPPSYVGQPGGRLSLSGNSPVSISQQSQTMKQFSTSGNGRPYTLGGEQRSQASARYSIQSANSSSLSSAQLKQASLSQSQAASRVLGQSGSKSPVAATGPSAVNTSSTQKWKICTICNELFPENVYSVHFEKEHKAEKVPAVANYIMKIHNFTSKCLYCNRYLPTDTLLNHMLIHGLSCPYCRSTFNDVEKMAAHMRMVHVDEEMGPKTDSTLTFDLTLQQGSHTNIHLLVTTYNLRDAPAESVAYHAQNTPPVPPKPQPKIQEKSDVPVKSSPQAAVPYKKDVGKTLCPLCFSILKGPISDALAHHLRERHQVIQTVHPVEKKLTYKCIHCLGVYTSNMTASTITLHLVHCRGVGKTQNGQDKGTSSRLSQSPAVAPVKRTYEHMEFSLMKKRKMDDDDSPSAFEEKPEEPVVLALDPKGHEDDSYEARKTFLTKYFNKQPYPTRREIEKLAASLWLWKSDIASHFSNKRKKCVRDCEKYKPGVLLGFNMKELNKVKHEMDFDAEWLFENHDEKNSRVNVSKTVDKKITLEKDNESSSDSYENIEEEYNESGSPFGQRISDTGGKTSSDSIVENPEDSVSKEIMEENTLQSPEKTDQKEEESAKYQEIISAEEPSKLVGDVSDSEGDQDDQDDAGEWKDGASQSESGPGSQQISDFEDNTSEVKPEVWTDESSQSEDAGSSKPTAETKGGGSESDEEQSKWKNRSYGKVEEFWSKDQSQWKNASEIEESLSNQQMEWQNSTIDSEDGDQFDSVTDGVAEPMHNSLTGVELSSQQA; encoded by the exons AAACTATGTTCCAACTTCCTGTCAACAACCTTGGCAGTTTAAGAAAGGCCCggaaaactgtgaaaaaaatacttagtgACATTGGTTTGGAATACTGTAAAGAACATATAGAA GATTTTAAGCAGTTTGAACCtaatgatttttatttgaaaaacactACATGGGAAGATGTAGGATTGTGGGACCCATCGCTTACAAAAAATCAG GACTATCGGACAAAGCCCTTTTGCTGCAGTGCATGTCCATTTTCCTCGAAGTTCTTTTCAGCGTACAAAAGCCACTTCCGGAATGTTCATAGTGAAGACTTTGAAAATAGGATTCTCCTTAATTGTCCTTATTGTACTTTCAATGCGGACAAAAAGACTTTGGAAACgcacattaaaatatttcatgctcCAAATGCCAATACACCGAGTGGAGGCATCAGcacttttaaagataaaaacaaacatGATAGCCTTAAACCTAAGCAGGCTGACAGTGTAGAACAAGCTGTTTATTACTGTAAGAAGTGCACTTACCGAGATCCTCTGTATGAAATAGTTAGAAAGCACATTTACAGGGAACATTTTCAGCATGTTGCTGCTCCTTACATAGCAAAGGGAGGCGAGAAGTCACTCAATGGTGCAGTTCCGTTAAGTTCCAGTACCCGAGAGGAGGGTAGTATTCACTGCAAAAGATGCCTTTTTATGCCGAAATCGTATGAAGCTTTAGTACAGCACGTTATCGAAGACCACGAACGTATAGGATATCAGGTAACGGCAATGATAGGTCACACTAATGTAGTGGTTCCAAGGTCTAAACCTTTAATGCTAATAGCTCCAAAACCACAGGATAAAAAGCCTATGGGACTCCCTCAAAGGATGGGTGCCCTTTCCCCTGGAAGCGTTCGATCTCTTTCGTCGCAGCAGATGATGAACAGACTCACTATACCAAAGCCTACATTAAATTCTGCAGGAGTGAATATGATGTCAAATGTTCACCTACAAAACAATTACGGAGTCAAGTCAGTACCACCCAGTTACGTTGGGCAGCCAGGGGGAAGGCTAAGCTTAAGTGGGAATTCACCAGTTTCTATTTCACAACAGTCACAAACAATGAAACAGTTTTCAACAAGTGGAAATGGAAGGCCTTATACTCTTGGAGGGGAACAGAGGTCCCAGGCCTCAGCAAGATACTCTATTCAGTCTGCCAATTCATCTTCTCTTTCATCAGCTCAGCTGAAACAGGCATCATTATCTCAGTCACAGGCAGCTTCAAGGGTTTTAGGTCAGTCTGGATCGAAGTCTCCTGTAGCCGCTACAGGTCCTTCTGCTGTCAATACATCATCCACACAGAAGTGGAAAATCTGTACAATCTGTAATGAGCTGTTTCCTGAAAATGTGTATAGTGTCCACTTTGAAAAGGAGCACAAGGCTGAAAAGGTGCCTGCGGTAGCTAACTATATAATGAAAATACACAATTTCACTAGCAAATGTCTATACTGTAATCGGTATTTACCCACAGATACGTTGCTTAATCATATGTTAATACATGGTCTGTCTTGTCCGTATTGCCGTTCAACCTTCAATGATGTTGAAAAGATGGCTGCTCATATGCGAATGGTTCACGTTGATGAAGAAATGGGACCTAAAACTGATTCCACTCTAACCTTTGATTTGACGTTGCAGCAGGGTAGTCACACGAATATACATCTTCTTGTAACCACCTACAACCTGAGAGATGCTCCTGCTGAATCTGTAGCTTACCATGCTCAGAATACTCCCCCAGTTCCTCCAAAACCACAGCCAAAAATCCAGGAGAAATCTGATGTACCTGTAAAAAGTTCTCCACAAGCAGCAGTTCCCTACAAAAAAGATGTGGGGAAAActctctgtcctctgtgcttTTCAATCCTAAAAGGACCCATCTCTGATGCACTTGCACATCATCTACGGGAGAGGCATCAAGTAATTCAGACGGTTCATCCAGTCGAGAAAAAGCTAACCTACAAATGCATTCATTGCCTTGGTGTATATACAAGTAACATGACTGCCTCAACTATAACGCTGCACCTTGTTCACTGCAGAGGTGTCGGGAAGACTCAGAACGGCCAGGACAAAGGTACTTCATCTCGACTAAGTCAGTCTCCAGCTGTAGCACCTGTAAAACGTACTTATGAACACATGGAATTCTCGctaatgaagaaaaggaaaatggacGATGATGACTCCCCCTCTGCCTTTGAGGAGAAGCCCGAAGAACCTGTAGTTCTAGCATTGGACCCCAAGGGTCACGAAGATGATTCCTATGAagccaggaaaacatttcttacaaaatattttaataagcaACCATATCCCACTCGGAGAGAGATTGAAAAGCTGGCTGCCAGTTTGTGGCTATGGAAATCTGATATCGCGTCGCATTTTAgtaacaaaaggaagaaatgtgttAGAGATTGTGAAAAATACAAACCTGGTGTGCTGCTTGGGTTCAATATGAAAGAGTTAAACAAGGTTAAACACGAAATGGATTTTGATGCTGAATGGCTGTTTGAAAACCACGATGAAAAGAATTCCAGAGTCAACGTTAGTAAGACTGttgataaaaaaataaccttAGAAAAAGACAATGAAAGTTCTTCAGACAGCTATGAAAATATAGAAGAGGAATACAACGAAAGCGGCAGTCCGTTTGGTCAGCGTATTTCTGACACTGGTGGGAAAACCTCTTCTGATAGCATAGTGGAGAACCCAGAGGACAGCGTATCCAAGGAAATCATGGAGGAAAATACATTACAGTCTCCGGAAAAGACTGatcagaaagaagaggaaagcgCTAAATACCAAGAGATTATTTCTGCTGAAGAACCATCAAAACTGGTAGGTGATGTTTCAGACAGCGAAGGTGACCAGGATGATCAGGATGACGCTGGGGAATGGAAAGATGGAGCATCACAATCTGAAAGTGGGCCTGGCTCTCAGCAGATTTCTGATTTTGAAGATAATACATcagaagtaaaaccagaagTGTGGACAGATGAATCCTCCCAAAGTGAAGATGCTGGTAGCAGTAAACCAACTGCAGAGACTAAAGGAGGTGGATCTGAAAGTGATGAAGAACAGTCAAAGTGGAAGAATCGTTCCTATGGAAAAGTAGAAGAGTTTTGGTCTAAGGACCAGTCACAATGGAAAAATGCATCAGAGATTGAGGAGAGCTTGTCAAATCAACAGATGGAATGGCAGAATAGCACAATTGACAGTGAGGATGGAGATCAGTTTGACAGTGTGACTGATGGAGTAGCAGAACCAATGCATAACAGCTTAACTGGTGTGGAGCTGAGCAGCCAGCAAGCATAA
- the ADNP gene encoding activity-dependent neuroprotector homeobox protein isoform X2 — protein sequence MMPRKAFLSQKEKQARARERDMLKKRRRRQDYLKRSVEPQKNAETIKWQRDDEKRRENEQVKDKDIKKRWRQDERERRKNVDAMNWHREDEKRENERETMFQLPVNNLGSLRKARKTVKKILSDIGLEYCKEHIEDFKQFEPNDFYLKNTTWEDVGLWDPSLTKNQDYRTKPFCCSACPFSSKFFSAYKSHFRNVHSEDFENRILLNCPYCTFNADKKTLETHIKIFHAPNANTPSGGISTFKDKNKHDSLKPKQADSVEQAVYYCKKCTYRDPLYEIVRKHIYREHFQHVAAPYIAKGGEKSLNGAVPLSSSTREEGSIHCKRCLFMPKSYEALVQHVIEDHERIGYQVTAMIGHTNVVVPRSKPLMLIAPKPQDKKPMGLPQRMGALSPGSVRSLSSQQMMNRLTIPKPTLNSAGVNMMSNVHLQNNYGVKSVPPSYVGQPGGRLSLSGNSPVSISQQSQTMKQFSTSGNGRPYTLGGEQRSQASARYSIQSANSSSLSSAQLKQASLSQSQAASRVLGQSGSKSPVAATGPSAVNTSSTQKWKICTICNELFPENVYSVHFEKEHKAEKVPAVANYIMKIHNFTSKCLYCNRYLPTDTLLNHMLIHGLSCPYCRSTFNDVEKMAAHMRMVHVDEEMGPKTDSTLTFDLTLQQGSHTNIHLLVTTYNLRDAPAESVAYHAQNTPPVPPKPQPKIQEKSDVPVKSSPQAAVPYKKDVGKTLCPLCFSILKGPISDALAHHLRERHQVIQTVHPVEKKLTYKCIHCLGVYTSNMTASTITLHLVHCRGVGKTQNGQDKGTSSRLSQSPAVAPVKRTYEHMEFSLMKKRKMDDDDSPSAFEEKPEEPVVLALDPKGHEDDSYEARKTFLTKYFNKQPYPTRREIEKLAASLWLWKSDIASHFSNKRKKCVRDCEKYKPGVLLGFNMKELNKVKHEMDFDAEWLFENHDEKNSRVNVSKTVDKKITLEKDNESSSDSYENIEEEYNESGSPFGQRISDTGGKTSSDSIVENPEDSVSKEIMEENTLQSPEKTDQKEEESAKYQEIISAEEPSKLVGDVSDSEGDQDDQDDAGEWKDGASQSESGPGSQQISDFEDNTSEVKPEVWTDESSQSEDAGSSKPTAETKGGGSESDEEQSKWKNRSYGKVEEFWSKDQSQWKNASEIEESLSNQQMEWQNSTIDSEDGDQFDSVTDGVAEPMHNSLTGVELSSQQA from the exons AAACTATGTTCCAACTTCCTGTCAACAACCTTGGCAGTTTAAGAAAGGCCCggaaaactgtgaaaaaaatacttagtgACATTGGTTTGGAATACTGTAAAGAACATATAGAA GATTTTAAGCAGTTTGAACCtaatgatttttatttgaaaaacactACATGGGAAGATGTAGGATTGTGGGACCCATCGCTTACAAAAAATCAG GACTATCGGACAAAGCCCTTTTGCTGCAGTGCATGTCCATTTTCCTCGAAGTTCTTTTCAGCGTACAAAAGCCACTTCCGGAATGTTCATAGTGAAGACTTTGAAAATAGGATTCTCCTTAATTGTCCTTATTGTACTTTCAATGCGGACAAAAAGACTTTGGAAACgcacattaaaatatttcatgctcCAAATGCCAATACACCGAGTGGAGGCATCAGcacttttaaagataaaaacaaacatGATAGCCTTAAACCTAAGCAGGCTGACAGTGTAGAACAAGCTGTTTATTACTGTAAGAAGTGCACTTACCGAGATCCTCTGTATGAAATAGTTAGAAAGCACATTTACAGGGAACATTTTCAGCATGTTGCTGCTCCTTACATAGCAAAGGGAGGCGAGAAGTCACTCAATGGTGCAGTTCCGTTAAGTTCCAGTACCCGAGAGGAGGGTAGTATTCACTGCAAAAGATGCCTTTTTATGCCGAAATCGTATGAAGCTTTAGTACAGCACGTTATCGAAGACCACGAACGTATAGGATATCAGGTAACGGCAATGATAGGTCACACTAATGTAGTGGTTCCAAGGTCTAAACCTTTAATGCTAATAGCTCCAAAACCACAGGATAAAAAGCCTATGGGACTCCCTCAAAGGATGGGTGCCCTTTCCCCTGGAAGCGTTCGATCTCTTTCGTCGCAGCAGATGATGAACAGACTCACTATACCAAAGCCTACATTAAATTCTGCAGGAGTGAATATGATGTCAAATGTTCACCTACAAAACAATTACGGAGTCAAGTCAGTACCACCCAGTTACGTTGGGCAGCCAGGGGGAAGGCTAAGCTTAAGTGGGAATTCACCAGTTTCTATTTCACAACAGTCACAAACAATGAAACAGTTTTCAACAAGTGGAAATGGAAGGCCTTATACTCTTGGAGGGGAACAGAGGTCCCAGGCCTCAGCAAGATACTCTATTCAGTCTGCCAATTCATCTTCTCTTTCATCAGCTCAGCTGAAACAGGCATCATTATCTCAGTCACAGGCAGCTTCAAGGGTTTTAGGTCAGTCTGGATCGAAGTCTCCTGTAGCCGCTACAGGTCCTTCTGCTGTCAATACATCATCCACACAGAAGTGGAAAATCTGTACAATCTGTAATGAGCTGTTTCCTGAAAATGTGTATAGTGTCCACTTTGAAAAGGAGCACAAGGCTGAAAAGGTGCCTGCGGTAGCTAACTATATAATGAAAATACACAATTTCACTAGCAAATGTCTATACTGTAATCGGTATTTACCCACAGATACGTTGCTTAATCATATGTTAATACATGGTCTGTCTTGTCCGTATTGCCGTTCAACCTTCAATGATGTTGAAAAGATGGCTGCTCATATGCGAATGGTTCACGTTGATGAAGAAATGGGACCTAAAACTGATTCCACTCTAACCTTTGATTTGACGTTGCAGCAGGGTAGTCACACGAATATACATCTTCTTGTAACCACCTACAACCTGAGAGATGCTCCTGCTGAATCTGTAGCTTACCATGCTCAGAATACTCCCCCAGTTCCTCCAAAACCACAGCCAAAAATCCAGGAGAAATCTGATGTACCTGTAAAAAGTTCTCCACAAGCAGCAGTTCCCTACAAAAAAGATGTGGGGAAAActctctgtcctctgtgcttTTCAATCCTAAAAGGACCCATCTCTGATGCACTTGCACATCATCTACGGGAGAGGCATCAAGTAATTCAGACGGTTCATCCAGTCGAGAAAAAGCTAACCTACAAATGCATTCATTGCCTTGGTGTATATACAAGTAACATGACTGCCTCAACTATAACGCTGCACCTTGTTCACTGCAGAGGTGTCGGGAAGACTCAGAACGGCCAGGACAAAGGTACTTCATCTCGACTAAGTCAGTCTCCAGCTGTAGCACCTGTAAAACGTACTTATGAACACATGGAATTCTCGctaatgaagaaaaggaaaatggacGATGATGACTCCCCCTCTGCCTTTGAGGAGAAGCCCGAAGAACCTGTAGTTCTAGCATTGGACCCCAAGGGTCACGAAGATGATTCCTATGAagccaggaaaacatttcttacaaaatattttaataagcaACCATATCCCACTCGGAGAGAGATTGAAAAGCTGGCTGCCAGTTTGTGGCTATGGAAATCTGATATCGCGTCGCATTTTAgtaacaaaaggaagaaatgtgttAGAGATTGTGAAAAATACAAACCTGGTGTGCTGCTTGGGTTCAATATGAAAGAGTTAAACAAGGTTAAACACGAAATGGATTTTGATGCTGAATGGCTGTTTGAAAACCACGATGAAAAGAATTCCAGAGTCAACGTTAGTAAGACTGttgataaaaaaataaccttAGAAAAAGACAATGAAAGTTCTTCAGACAGCTATGAAAATATAGAAGAGGAATACAACGAAAGCGGCAGTCCGTTTGGTCAGCGTATTTCTGACACTGGTGGGAAAACCTCTTCTGATAGCATAGTGGAGAACCCAGAGGACAGCGTATCCAAGGAAATCATGGAGGAAAATACATTACAGTCTCCGGAAAAGACTGatcagaaagaagaggaaagcgCTAAATACCAAGAGATTATTTCTGCTGAAGAACCATCAAAACTGGTAGGTGATGTTTCAGACAGCGAAGGTGACCAGGATGATCAGGATGACGCTGGGGAATGGAAAGATGGAGCATCACAATCTGAAAGTGGGCCTGGCTCTCAGCAGATTTCTGATTTTGAAGATAATACATcagaagtaaaaccagaagTGTGGACAGATGAATCCTCCCAAAGTGAAGATGCTGGTAGCAGTAAACCAACTGCAGAGACTAAAGGAGGTGGATCTGAAAGTGATGAAGAACAGTCAAAGTGGAAGAATCGTTCCTATGGAAAAGTAGAAGAGTTTTGGTCTAAGGACCAGTCACAATGGAAAAATGCATCAGAGATTGAGGAGAGCTTGTCAAATCAACAGATGGAATGGCAGAATAGCACAATTGACAGTGAGGATGGAGATCAGTTTGACAGTGTGACTGATGGAGTAGCAGAACCAATGCATAACAGCTTAACTGGTGTGGAGCTGAGCAGCCAGCAAGCATAA